A window of Salmo trutta chromosome 31, fSalTru1.1, whole genome shotgun sequence contains these coding sequences:
- the pter gene encoding phosphotriesterase-related protein isoform X2, translating to MTVEKLTDIIISEVLHGADGTEIRCGVIGEIGCSWPITDSEKKVLQATAHAQTELGCPVIIHPGRNPGAPAEIVRLLQEAGGDISKTVMSHLDRTILDNGELLEFAKMGSYLEYDLFGMETLNYAYNLEVDMPSDSQRVKALAFLVQEGYEDNIVIAHDIHTKNRLTKYGGHGYSHILKNIVPKMLRRGINQTQVDKILIDNPKRWLTFK from the exons ATGACCGTGGAGAAG CTCACAGACATCATCATCAGTGAGGTTCTCCACGGGGCAGATGGGACCGAGATCCGCTGCGGTGTGATTGGAGAGATCGGCTGCAGCTGGCCAATCACGGACAGTGAGAAGAAAGTGCTGCAAGCCACTGCACACGCTCAGACCGAGCTGGGCTGCCCAGTCATCATCCACCCAGGACGGAACCCTGGTGCACCGGCTGAGATAGTCCGTCTCCTGCAGGAAGCTGGAGGTGACATCAGCAAGACCGTTATGTCACACCTGGATAG GACCATATTGGACAATGGAGAGCTGCTGGAGTTTGCAAAGATGGGGAGTTACCTGGAATACGACCTGTTTGGAATGGAGACGCTGAACTACGCCTATAACCTGGAGGTGGACATGCCCAGTGACAGCCAGAGAGTCAAGGC CTTGGCGTTCCTGGTCCAGGAGGGATATGAGGACAACATTGTCATTGCCCACGACATCCACACCAAGAACCGTCTCACCAAGTACGGAGGGCACGGCTACTCACACATACTGAAGAACATCGTGCCCAAGATGCTGAGAAGAGGGATCAACCAGACCCAGGTGGACAAGATCCTCATAGACAACCCCAAACGCTGGCTCACATTCAAATGA